One Anguilla rostrata isolate EN2019 chromosome 15, ASM1855537v3, whole genome shotgun sequence genomic window carries:
- the LOC135240412 gene encoding gamma-crystallin M2-like encodes MGKIIFYEERNFGGRHYECMNDCTDLSSYFSRCNSCRVSSGCFMLYEHSNYMGHQYFLSRGEYPDYHRWMGMSDSIRSCRMIPMMRGSHRMRFYERMEFGGQMMELMDDCPNFMDRFHMSDIQSCNVMEGHWLFYDQPHYRGRMYYMRPGEYRRYGDWGGMSSRIGSVRRIMDY; translated from the exons ATGGGAAAG ATCATCTTCTACGAGGAAAGGAACTTTGGAGGTCGCCACTACGAGTGCATGAATGACTGTACTGACCTCAGCTCCTACTTCAGCCGCTGCAACTCCTGCAGAGTGTCGAGCGGCTGCTTCATGCTGTATGAGCACTCCAACTACATGGGCCACCAGTACTTCCTGAGCCGTGGGGAATACCCCGACTACCACCGCTGGATGGGCATGTCTGACAGTATCCGCTCCTGCCGCATGATCCCCATG ATGAGGGGGTCCCACAGAATGCGATTCTATGAAAGGATGGAGTTTGGAGGCCAGATGATGGAGCTGATGGACGACTGCCCCAACTTCATGGACCGCTTCCACATGTCCGACATCCAGTCCTGTAATGTGATGGAAGGCCACTGGCTGTTCTATGACCAGCCCCACTACAGAGGCCGGATGTACTACATGAGGCCTGGAGAGTACCGGAGGTACGGTGACTGGGGCGGGATGAGCTCCAGGATCGGGTCCGTCAGGCGCATCATGGATTACTGA
- the LOC135240411 gene encoding gamma-crystallin M2-like, translated as MGKIIFYEDRNFGGRHYECMSDCTDLSSYFSRCNSCRVESGCFMLYERPNYMGHQYFLSRGEYPDYHRWMGMSDSIRSCRMIPMMRGSHRMRMYERMEFGGQMMELMDDCTNFMDRFHMSDIQSCNVMEGHWLFYDQPHYRGRMYYMRPGEYRRYSDWGGMSSRIGSIRRIMDY; from the exons ATGGGAAAG ATCATTTTCTACGAGGACAGGAACTTTGGAGGTCGCCACTATGAGTGTATGAGCGACTGTACCGACCTCAGCTCATACTTCAGCCGCTGCAACTCCTGCAGGGTGGAGAGTGGCTGCTTCATGCTGTATGAGCGTCCCAACTACATGGGCCACCAGTACTTCCTGAGTCGTGGGGAGTACCCGGACTACCACCGCTGGATGGGCATGTCTGACAGTATCCGCTCCTGCCGCATGATCCCCATG aTGAGGGGGTCCCACAGAATGCGCATGTATGAAAGGATGGAGTTTGGGGGCCAGATGATGGAGCTGATGGACGACTGCACCAACTTCATGGACCGCTTCCACATGTCCGACATCCAGTCCTGTAATGTGATGGAAGGCCACTGGCTGTTCTATGACCAGCCCCACTACAGAGGTCGGATGTACTACATGAGGCCCGGAGAGTACCGGAGGTACAGTGACTGGGGCGGCATGAGTTCCAGGATCGGGTCCATCAGGCGCATCATGGATTACTGA